The following are encoded in a window of Mustelus asterias chromosome 11, sMusAst1.hap1.1, whole genome shotgun sequence genomic DNA:
- the LOC144500875 gene encoding nanos homolog 1-like codes for METFGSIDSQLRLEKHSSSVDYLRQRYAGTSENTFNSWNDYLGLSTLVGKAGGEGGKGGLAPGSQLKLQPGAPACLARSLQLGLCSHHDALLATGLEGGFADFSPFSAARGGGGELQQQQQRADREREPGDWNRLDVIMMDNKSHLQLAHYHHQQQHHPPPPPPPVQQRASRGKAELQICVFCRNNNESVTLYTTHILKSPDGRVLCPILRRYTCPLCGANGDNAHTIKYCPLSKLQPTIPKLKTRNCVSKRVR; via the coding sequence ATGGAAACTTTCGGCTCTATAGACAGCCAGCTTCGCTTGGAGAAGCACAGCAGCTCGGTGGATTACCTGCGCCAGAGATACGCCGGAACTTCCGAGAACACCTTCAACTCGTGGAATGACTACCTGGGCTTGAGCACGCTGGTGGGcaaggctgggggcgaggggggcaagGGCGGACTGGCCCCGGGCAGCCAGCTGAAGCTGCAGCCCGGCGCTCCGGCTTGCCTGGCCCGCTCGCTGCAGCTGGGGCTGTGCTCGCACCACGACGCGCTGCTGGCCACCGGGCTGGAGGGGGGCTTCGCCGACTTCAGCCCCTTCTCGGCGGCGAGGGGCGGCGGcggcgagctgcagcagcagcagcagcgggccgacagagagagggagcccgGCGACTGGAACCGGCTGGATGTGATCATGATGGACAACAAGAGCCACCTGCAACTGGCCCACTATCACCACCAGCAACAGCACCACCCtccgccaccccctcctcctgttcAGCAGCGAGCCAGCAGGGGCAAGGCAGAGCTGCAGATCTGCGTCTTCTGCCGGAACAACAACGAGTCGGTCACCCTGTACACCACCCACATCCTGAAGAGCCCCGACGGCCGGGTGCTGTGCCCCATCCTCAGGCGCTACACATGCCCCCTGTGCGGTGCCAACGGAGACAACGCGCACACCATCAAATACTGCCCACTCTCCAAGCTGCAGCCCACTATCCCTAAACTGAAGACCAGAAACTGCGTTAGCAAGAGGGTCCGTTAA